The Eriocheir sinensis breed Jianghai 21 chromosome 13, ASM2467909v1, whole genome shotgun sequence region agtgttggatggatcccggctagccggtggttttacttgtgtcagtgataaacaatgaagatacactgtgtttggtgccacagactctacttggaggacagaaaccttgtgatgaggtgacaacctactagagagagagggcatgagtgtggtggaggtgtttatgtgagcacagatggccaccagtgccacgccagatggtgaggtgagcatcatTTGGTGGGTTcgctacgcttctctcccaaaacaagcttggggatccactgagtgcgtggttttcgtatgggaaacactaaattcgtcgcaaatgcttattttagtggtgatgggaggaaaaattccctaaatttagggaatttccctagatcttgggagtttttatccccccccccccacactaaaaaaatacacgaatgcgacggatttcgtgtcccccacccaaaaccccgcattcccaccaggtccccaggcttgtatgggggggagggggggagtatgagcaaacactagaattttaccaaaGTTTGTACACTATATTAGAAGAACAACTTGCACTCTGCCATTCATTATGAATTGAAGTCTATCAAGATGCATGTTCATGCTGCCATTGAAACCTttacagatgcacattaaatacctGATAGTTTTCAAATCATAACAATACCAAAGACTTGTCGCACCAGCGTTGATCATGGTAAATGAAAATGGTAAAGGATCAAGAAGCAAAGTGATCACAACAGTACAATTTCCATATTTGGTTTTCTAATATGTAGTACTGTAAAGGTCTATGCTAGCAGTACTCTGACAGGGGGAGGTTCAGTTCATATGTGTTATATGGGTGCTATACTGACCTTCAATGTTGGTTTACAGCAGTGTCCATAAGTCTTGTAGAAAGAAATATCATATATTCTAAAACTATTGTTTCAGTGACACTGCAAGGTAAACTTGGGACAGGAAAATGTCATTGGATGGATGAGGGGAAATTGTCAAACACCTGCTAATATTAAGATGATCATGTTACTGGCAAGTATTGTTGATCCTTACTAATATTTGTTTGTCTGCTAGATAAAGTTGTATGCGTCTCACCTCTTGCCTGCCGCTGCTTTTTCTCAAGTGGAAGCTGCCGCAGTGTAGTTTGACTAGGCAATGATTTCATATCGtgaaacacaaaaaatatttctTACCTGTGGCAGTGGGGTCTTGCTTCTGGGCGGAGATATTGATCTTCGCATTTGCCTGAATAGACTGCCACTTCTTTTGGCAGTCCTTGGTGGTCCTGCCGCGGGGAAAAGACTCCGTCAGGCGTCGGGTGATGTCCTCCCAGGCAGCTGCCTTCCCCCGGGCATTGACGACACTAAAGTCTGCCTTTATTGTTGATTTGTGCTCTTGATATAACTGGGCCAGGCAGAGCATTTCCTCCTGACTCCagttatcttttctcctcctctgctcggCGGTGAGAGGGGAAGAAATCGCCCCAGGGGAAGGAGAACAACTTGAACGCTCTGCCATCTTGGGATCATCTCTAGTTTTAACGGGGCCGACATAAACAATGCCATTAAgttgaagcaactggcggccatcttcaGTTAAGTTCAGCAGTAGGCGTGGGATAAGCCTTGGCATCGGCTCCCACTAAACTGTTTCTTTAGTTGTGCTGCAGttcctgtgtttttctgtgtcttgttttccagatagttttaatatattcttttcttgtATATCATTGATTCTTTGTTCACCAAAAAGTAGTGTTTCTGCTATTATTTTTTGTGCTATGTGAAGTTAGCTGAAAGTTAAATTTGCTTCTTATATCTTCATATTGATTCTGTACATTCTCAaagaaaatgttctaatgttACCTTGTCACAGTCATCATATGGACATCGCTCACTCTTTCCTTGGTAGTCATTTCTCCAGTTTAAACTTAGCGTGTTGGTTCTTGCTCTCATCATTAATCTTGATTCTTCAGTGTTGTCTATCCagctttcttcttctatattactcttgtattttctgtatatactTAGTGTAGATTTCTGTtctgcttcccttctccaccttgaTGTATCCCattctttgatttttgttataatactttccttctttacatcTTTTATTTCTCTAAGTGTCAAGTTCATGTTTTGCATATATACTTTCAGGTTCTTTATCCATGtagtctttcccttctcatattcCTGCAGGAAGATCTGTTTCATCAGTTCATATCTATTCTCTTTTAGTATGTGTTTAGTAAACATGATTTTTATTTTTGCATCTCGGGCTTTGGGTGAGgcatcttagggtgacggatggcgagacagagagaaatttaacatcacatagttaatgtctgctactgctattattaagttaccagcgcctcggcgatcctctgtcagatagacttgttattttcttgtccatttttttaccccctgattattgttacattggtacatgtcatataccatctgaatcggaaaaacgtgctgaatttgaaactgtaaacgaaaacTTAATGCAATgaaaagtacatgaatgacaaggagttgaagcaaaaaaggtgaacaaaaatgtttatacataaccataaatttttctcattattttattgtaggtataccttagtgcaataaatttgtgatcatgatatgcagcaatgtctcatcaacacgatgatcggctcagttttccaaaatattataatggtggctagctaattgtggttaagtgtaaacatgtggaatcacggaaaggtcgccaatccgtcaccctatggcggccgaccacagagttacaggcaggagcagtggcttcacctctcaccgtggcgagagattggagttgaacTCTCTAGTCTATAACTCTGTGGGTACTACCTCACCAGCGAAATGTCGCGGGTTATTTTGAGACAAGAAATAAAAACATATGTAGTGCCCTGACGACTGGGGCACTGAATCCCTCCTGGTCGAAAATATCTTTCCTGATGATTTTTGCAGCCTTTGCCAGAATATTGGCGTCTTCAGAGAAATCCCGCTGTTTCAGTGTTTCTCTTAACATGTTACTCATGCCCTCTTTGAAAAGAATAACTACATTTTTCCCCTCTTGCTGCTCCTGTGCCTCAGGAAAATGTTCGAGGATGATGTGTTTCAACCTACTCCTGTTTACATATTTTCTGACACCAAGATTCTGGAGACGGTCTACATACATGGCATATAACTCTTTGAGTGTAAACATATTAAAGTTCCAACATTAATTGATTTTTCCACGTAGTTTGTTAGTTCTACAAAGATAATTGAttctatcattttcttctctgtATTCAGCAAAATCTTTTTAGATTTCTTTTTGAATGAACGTTATCTGTTTCTCAGTCCGAATAAGCACTTCAAATGATATTTTGTTTCTATTGCAATCAAGTCCCCTCCTGCAAGTGATGAAAGAAGCTTAGTGTCTTTTAATTCTGTAGCAATGGTGCGCACATTCTCATCAGCATCAAATTAATGTGCTGAAATTGTGtactttaccttcttcttttcacttttcacaaaatacacaaatttgcTGGTCCAATGATCTGCGTTCTCCCCTGGGCTTTTTCTGAGGAGATTCATCGGGGTCACATTGACTTCTCTTTGTGACGGATTTTTGTGCACTTTCTAGCTTTTAGTTATTAAACTTCAGGTGACATGATCCATGCCAAGATGCATGATGATCAGCTAAGCTGTCTGATGTTTCATCGCCATCATCAAATTCAAGTTTCTCTGGATGTGCATCAATTTCTTTGAACGCTGCCACATTTTTCAGAAGTGACCTgtacgcttcttttttttttcagtacttgTGCCAAACTTGCTCCTCATGGGACACTTCAATATTTCTGAACTGTTTAACTGACAAATAATGCAGAGTTTCCAATCAAAATCCATATTGCCTTATTGCTATATTACCtgcaagcagaaaaaaagagcCATAAAGGTGAGTTAGCAATGTATTTACATGTATTATAATTATGCTTAATACATAAGAATAGATAAGATCCAAGTGATTAAAATAGAATGCAACTACTATTGTGGCCATAATTGAATGTAAAACAAGCCAGTTTAGCATTATGACGCGTACCACATGGTACAGTTTGCAAAGAAGCTCATAATTTAGATCATATAAAACACATGCACATTATACATATATTGAAAATTCCGATTTTCGCTGATTAATTATTCAAAATGGCGATATATCTTGAAAATAATTAACTCTGCTGTTTTCTaacgataaaaaaataatttctTAACCCTCGAAACCAGTGATTTCATGTGTCACACATACATCTTAAGGAAAAATGTCATGTAGACTGAACTTTGGCCTGTCACTATAACTGTCACTTATAACTGTAAATTCAAGATGGCGGCTATGTTTTGTGTCACAGACATATTTCATGATGGctacgctgctacagcgtatgcccccaactttacctttacctaccCTTCTGAATTCATTTAGTACGTTAGGGGGAAGCTTCATACCAAATTTCATGCTTTTATCCGGATGTGCACTGAAATTTTGTTAAGCCACCCTACTATCAGGCGGCAatgtcgcatgagccacgttgaa contains the following coding sequences:
- the LOC126997932 gene encoding uncharacterized protein LOC126997932, which codes for MAERSSCSPSPGAISSPLTAEQRRRKDNWSQEEMLCLAQLYQEHKSTIKADFSVVNARGKAAAWEDITRRLTESFPRGRTTKDCQKKWQSIQANAKINISAQKQDPTATGGGLAPPPLSQLDNLVADILGSNTVVIGGCHDRPNDEPPTFPLATVGYEDERKVLNPTHLRHVTA